From the genome of Malus sylvestris chromosome 6, drMalSylv7.2, whole genome shotgun sequence, one region includes:
- the LOC126625230 gene encoding eukaryotic translation initiation factor 3 subunit B-like: MTIDTATMGEQEQLRLQLSALHLNTPPPPPTPYQNLYESDDQQVFYNDDGLLFDVGLGNVIVVDNLPIVDARMAEKLESEIRRAFSEVGVIKHDGVSVPLNPQTHESLGRCFIEFNSRQEAELAREKRDGYNFHTHTLSVSLYDDLDRFVDILDVGTTIETSPAAFMSSRHTGPPPLLSPLKEEDEDEEVLEEAQRVNHGRKVREEKEQDFGEVTASMGMMSIRGESME; encoded by the exons ATGACAATAGACACCGCCACCATGGGAGAGCAAGAGCAGCTGCGCCTTCAACTCTCCGCCCTCCACTTAAACACTCCGCCTCCTCCGCCGACTCCTTACCAAAACTTGTATGAGTCTGATGACCAACAAGTCTTCTACAACGACGACGGCTTGCTGTTCGACGTCGGGCTCGGAAACGTGATTGTCGTCGATAACCTTCCAATTGTTGATGCCAGGATGGCCGAGAAGCTCGAAAGCGAAATCCGACGAGCGTTTAGTGAAGTTGGTGTGATTAAACACGATGGGGTTTCCGTGCCTTTGAATCCCCAAACCCACGAAAGCTTGGGTCGTTGTTTTATAGAGTTTAATTCTCGTCAG GAAGCTGAACTTgctagggagaagagagatggaTACAACTTCCATACGCATACACTATCAGTAAGCCTGTATGATGATTTGGACAGGTTCGTTGATATCCTTGATGTGGGGACTACCATTGAAACTTCTCCAGCCGCTTTTATG TCCTCAAGGCATACGGGGCCGCCCCCCTTGCTTAGTCCCTTgaaagaggaagatgaagatgaagaagtaCTCGAAGAAGCACAGCGAGTAAACCACGGCAGAAAAGTAAGAGAGGAAAAGGAGCAAGATTTCGGGGAAGTCACGGCATCGATGGGAATGATGAGTATTAGAGGGGAAAGCATGGAATGA
- the LOC126626677 gene encoding glucosamine 6-phosphate N-acetyltransferase-like yields MTRINREMVQIFFDSSNQTVSISFVSLHSSWQPALHLSAKMERSEGQTFRVRKLEMSDKSKGFIQLLQQLTVCDSVSDKEFADRFGEISSLGDDHVICVIEDDRSGKIIATGSVFIEKKFIRNCGKVGHIEDIVVDADARGMQLGKKIISFLTDHARSVGCYKVILDCSNENRAFYEKCGFKQKEIQMVKYFT; encoded by the exons ATGACACGCATAAATCGAGAAAtggtccaaattttttttgatTCGTCCAATCAAACGGTTTCAATCTCCTTCGTTTCGCTCCATTCAAG TTGGCAACCAGCACTGCACCTTTCTGCAAAGATGGAGAGGAGTGAAGGGCAAACTTTTCGAGTCCGAAAATTAGAGATGTCAGATAAAAGCAAGGGTTTCATACAACTGTTGCAACAGCTAACTGTTTGTGATTCTGTATCTGACAAGGAGTTTGCAGATAGGTTCGGAGAGATTAGCTCCCTCGGAGATGACCATGTTATCTGTGTTATAGAAGATGATCGCTCGGGGAAGATTATTGCAACTGGAAGCGTGTTCATCGAGAAGAAGTTCATCAGGAACTGTGGCAAAGTCGGTCACATTGAAGACATTGTGGTTGACGCTGATGCTCGTGGGATGCAGTTAGGGAAGAAAATCATTAGCTTCCTCACGGATCATGCTCGTTCTGTCGGGTGTTATAAGGTGATTCTTGATTGCAGCAACGAGAACAGAGCATTCTATGAGAAGTGCGGCTTCAAGCAGAAAGAAATTCAGATGGTCAAGTATTTCACTTGA
- the LOC126626087 gene encoding vacuolar protein sorting-associated protein 55 homolog encodes MADLPGYMRACLHTGKLAALAILVSGGIVLQILACALYNNWWPMLTVIMYVLLPMPLLFFVGSDSSIFSHSENGWVNATKFLTGASAIGSIAIPAILKHAGVIGWGALAMELSSFFVFVLAIMCYIRTSDDDDSYSSI; translated from the exons ATGGCAGACTTACCAGGCTATATGCGTGCCTGCTTGCATACTGGAAAACTTGCCGCCCTGGCAATTTTGGTCTCTGGAGGGATTGTATTGCAAATTTTG GCGTGTGCTTTGTACAATAATTGGTGGCCAATGCTAACTG TAATAATGTATGTGCTCCTTCCCATGCCATTGCTGTTCTTTGTGGGATCCGATTCTTCTATATTTTCACATTCTGAAAATGG CTGGGTAAATGCAACCAAGTTCTTGACCGGAGCTTCAGCTATTGGAAGCATTGCAATCCCTGCTATCTTAAAACACGCTGGTGTAATTGGTTGGGGGGCCCTGGCTATGGAGCTCTCATCCTTTTTCGTATTTGTACTGGCAATAATGTGTTACATTCGGacaagtgatgatgatgacagcTACAGTTCGATCTGA
- the LOC126627506 gene encoding pentatricopeptide repeat-containing protein At1g32415, mitochondrial — MRASFYKPFRFGLSENLIRIGSGNFFCRCYKTQIPFSRTHYAKLTPDDSQLLHCLSQGRCQDARKLLEKLPERSSHGRVVHWTCLLTKYSRSGWVDEARMLFDIMPEKNIVSYNAMLSGYVQSGRLNEGWRFFYEMPERNVVSWTSMLCGFADAGRIDEARQLFDAMPERNVVSWNSMMAGLIKNGDLEGARQVFDQMPTKNVVSWNAMISGYAENCRMDEARVLFDEMLDRNVITWTSMISGYCRSGHVDEGYSFFEKTPERNVVSWTAMIGGFAWNGFYKEALLLFLELKGNYDTKPNGETFISLVYACAGIGLPHLGKQLHAQLFVNGWDHDDYDGRLSKSLIHMYSASGIMDSAYFLFIKNSSNCTTQSCNSMINGYIQIGQLEQAQICFDNAPIRDKISWTSMITGYFSVGQVSKACNMFQIMPEKDAIAWTVMISGHIQNELFAEATNLFSEMRSEGVLPLSSTYSVLLGAAGAMAYLDSGKQFHSLLIKTQYEFDLFINNALISMYAKCGELDDAYRTFSNMCFRDLISWNSMIMGFSDHGHANETLKIFGAMVKSKIRPNSVTFLGILSACSHAGLVPRGCDFFHAMSNVYAIQPALEHYICMINLLGRAGKVKEAEEFVSRLPFKPDRTVWGALLGICGFGETNADVARYAAKNFLELDPLNAPAHVVLCNIYAANGQHIEERQLRREMGFKGVRKVPGCSWILVQGKVNVFLSGDKLHPEVDEMLSLVFGTISES, encoded by the coding sequence ATGCGCGCCTCATTTTATAAGCCCTTCCGTTTTGGTCTGTCAGAAAACTTAATCAGAATTGGCTCCGGCAATTTCTTTTGCCGATGTTATAAAACCCAGATTCCATTTTCGAGAACCCATTATGCTAAACTCACTCCCGACGATTCCCAGCTTCTTCACTGTCTTTCTCAAGGTCGGTGCCAAGACGCACGTAAGCTGCTTGAGAAATTGCCTGAGAGAAGCAGCCATGGCCGCGTTGTTCACTGGACTTGTTTGCTCACGAAATACTCGAGGAGTGGCTGGGTCGATGAGGCACGGATGCTCTTTGATATCATGCCTGAGAAGAACATTGTTTCTTACAATGCAATGCTGTCTGGGTATGTGCAATCTGGGAGGTTGAATGAGGGCTGGCGATTCTTTTATGAGATGCCAGAGAGAAATGTTGTTTCCTGGACTTCAATGCTCTGTGGGTTTGCGGATGCGGGGAGGATTGACGAGGCAAGGCAGTTGTTTGATGCGATGCCAGAGAGGAATGTTGTTTCTTGGAATTCGATGATGGCTGGGTTGATTAAGAATGGGGATTTGGAGGGAGCAAGGCAGGTTTTTGACCAAATGCCGACGAAGAATGTGGTTTCTTGGAATGCTATGATTTCTGGGTATGCTGAGAATTGTAGAATGGACGAAGCAAGAGTTTTGTTTGATGAGATGCTCGATAGGAATGTGATTACTTGGACTAGCATGATATCCGGTTACTGTCGGTCTGGCCATGTAGATGAGGGATACTCTTTTTTTGAAAAAACGCCTGAGAGGAATGTTGTTTCTTGGACAGCCATGATTGGTGGCTTTGCTTGGAATGGCTTCTATAAAGAAGCTCTATTGCTATTTCTTGAACTGAAGGGGAACTACGACACAAAACCAAACGGAGAGACCTTCATATCGCTTGTTTATGCTTGTGCGGGTATTGGTTTGCCTCATCTTGGCAAGCAACTACATGCTCAGTTGTTTGTCAATGGTTGGGACCATGATGATTATGATGGCAGATTATCAAAGAGCCTCATTCACATGTACTCGGCCTCTGGTATCATGGATTCCGCGTACTTTCTTTTCATCAAGAACTCAAGTAACTGTACCACTCAGTCTTGTAATTCTATGATTAACGGTTACATACAGATTGGGCAGCTAGAACAGGCTCAAATTTGCTTTGACAATGCACCCATCCGAGACAAGATCTCTTGGACGTCTATGATAACTGGGTATTTTAGTGTTGGACAAGTATCAAAGGCTTGTAATATGTTTCAAATCATGCCAGAAAAGGATGCAATTGCATGGACAGTGATGATTTCGGGGCACATCCAAAATGAGCTTTTTGCTGAAGCTACCAATTTGTTTTCAGAAATGAGGTCAGAAGGTGTTTTGCCTCTCAGTTCAACATATTCAGTTCTTCTTGGAGCTGCAGGTGCAATGgcatatcttgattctgggaaacaGTTCCACAGCCTGCTGATCAAAACACAGTACGAATTTGACTTGTTTATTAACAACGCACTGATTTCCATGTATGCCAAATGTGGGGAGCTAGATGACGCTTACCGTACATTCTCAAACATGTGTTTCCGGGATTTGATTTCTTGGAATTCCATGATTATGGGGTTTTCAGACCACGGACATGCAAATGAGACTCTGAAGATCTTTGGAGCCATGGTCAAATCTAAAATCCGACCAAATTCGGTCACTTTTTTGGGCATCCTATCAGCATGTAGCCATGCAGGGCTTGTCCCGAGAGGGTGCGATTTTTTCCATGCCATGAGCAATGTTTATGCAATTCAACCAGCTTTGGAGCATTACATTTGTATGATTAATCTTCTGGGAAGAGCTGGGAAAGTAAAAGAAGCAGAAGAATTTGTTTCAAGGCTTCCTTTCAAACCAGATCGCACTGTTTGGGGTGCATTGCTTGGTATATGCGGATTTGGTGAAACGAATGCTGATGTTGCTAGATATGCAGCCAAAAATTTCCTAGAGCTGGATCCTTTAAATGCACCAGCCCATGTGGTGCTTTGCAACATATATGCAGCAAATGGTCAGCATATTGAGGAAAGACAGCTGAGAAGGGAGATGGGATTCAAGGGAGTGAGAAAGGTTCCTGGATGCAGTTGGATTCTGGTGCAAGGGAAAGTTAATGTCTTCCTCTCAGGCGATAAACTCCATCCCGAAGTGGATGAGATGCTATCCCTTGTATTTGGCACTATTAGTGAGTCATAA
- the LOC126627507 gene encoding expansin-like B1, producing MAFSLGSQVLSLLIVLLLLQSPGEAATCSDCFVHSRATYYPNSEEQGTDVGACGFGSFGATLNGGDVSAASDLYRSGLGCGACYQVRCTDSAYCSDKGVTAVITDQGSSDGTDFILSKRAFGRMAQTTEAAASLQSLGVIDIEYRRVSCSYPNKNITIKIDEHSNNPYYLAFVIEYQQGKKDITAVQLCETTNFVCIVMDRSFGAVWTTTSAPIGPLQIRMLFSDDDDETWVVPLNTIPQDWKVGQTYDTGVQVN from the exons ATGGCTTTCTCTCTTGGGTCTCAAGTACTCTCCCTTCTCATTGTTTTGCTTTTACTGCAATCTCCGGGCGAGGCTGCAACGTGCAGTGACTGCTTCGTTCACTCTCGAGCAACTTATTATCCGAATTCTGAAGAACAAGGAACAGACG TTGGTGCATGTGGATTTGGTTCATTTGGAGCAACACTCAATGGCGGGGATGTCTCAGCTGCCTCTGACCTCTATCGCAGTGGCCTCGGATGCGGAGCTTGTTACCAG GTGAGGTGCACCGACAGTGCCTATTGCTCAGACAAAGGAGTAACTGCAGTTATAACTGACCAAGGCTCGAGTGATGGCACAGACTTCATCCTGAGTAAGCGAGCGTTTGGCCGGATGGCTCAAACTACTGAAGCAGCTGCTTCTCTGCAGTCACTTGGTGTCATTGATATCGAGTACAGACG TGTTTCATGCAGCTATCCaaacaaaaatattacaatCAAGATCGATGAGCACAGCAACAATCCTTATTATTTGGCTTTTGTAATAGAGTACCAGCAAGGGAAGAAAGATATCACCGCTGTCCAGCTGTGtgag ACAACAAACTTTGTATGCATAGTAATGGACAGGAGTTTTGGAGCAGTTTGGACAACAACTTCAGCACCAATTGGACCCTTGCAAATAAGAATGTTATTCAGCGATGATGATGACGAGACTTGGGTTGTTCCTCTGAACACTATACCACAAGACTGGAAAGTTGGACAAACATATGACACTGGAGTTCAAGTTAACTGA
- the LOC126626121 gene encoding uncharacterized protein LOC126626121 yields the protein MNSVAARCAWNVLKRASQGVESATTTLGHRHEQSRGIRVKVMNGNLEWALTVMQRKMTSSGIERMIKREQTHHLKNSEKRILARKNLEQKLRSQDLARKLKAVLLKKVRGL from the exons ATGAACTCGGTGGCGGCAAGGTGCGCGTGGAACGTGTTGAAACGGGCGAGTCAGGGGGTGGAGTCAGCGACGACGACACTGGGTCATCGACATGAGCAATCGAGAGGGATTCGGGTGAAGGTTATGAACGGGAACCTGGAGTGGGCGCTGACGGTTATGCAGAGGAAGATGACGTCGAGTGGGATCGAGCGGATGATAAAGCGGGAGCAAACCCACCACCTCAAGAACTCAGAGAAGCGCATCTTGGCCCGCAAGAATCTCGAACAGAAACTCCGATCTCAAGACCTCGCTCGCAAGCTCAAGGCCGTCCTCCTCAAGAAAGTCAG AGGCCTGTGA
- the LOC126626678 gene encoding iron-sulfur assembly protein IscA-like 2, mitochondrial, with protein MAPPRSLILHRLTPYFAARIRQNQRLLSSSFFYSFSSSAAEEASSSSPSPSVDLDSVHMTDTCVQRMKQLQASEAEGKVLRLSVETGGCSGFQYVFDLDDKSHPDDRVFEKGGVKLVVDNISYDFVKGATVDYVEELIRSAFQVTTNPSAVGGCSCKSSFMVK; from the exons ATGGCTCCACCACGATCTCTGATCCTTCACCGGCTCACGCCCTACTTTGCAGCTCGAATCAGGCAGAACCAGAGGCTCCtatcctcttctttcttctattCCTTTTCCTCTTCCGCCGCAGAAGAagcctcctcttcttctccatctccGTCCGTCGACCTCGATTCCGTTCACATGACTGATACCTGTGTTCAA AGAATGAAGCAGCTGCAAGCCAGTGAAGCGGAGGGAAAGGTGCTACGTTTGAGTGTAGAAACCGGTGGATGTTCTGGGTTCCAATATGTTTTTGATCTGGATGACAAAAGCCATCCGGATGACAG AGTATTTGAGAAAGGAGGAGTAAAGTTGGTGGTCGACAATATTTCATATGATTTTGTGAAAGGAGCAACTGTTGATTATGTTGAGGAGCTGATTCGTTCTGCTTTCCAA GTGACTACAAATCCAAGTGCGGTTGGGGGGTGCAGTTGTAAAAGTTCTTTCATGGTGAAATAA
- the LOC126626086 gene encoding transcription factor MAMYB translates to MEFLDEDARPRFLFQSKAVASSAADPQPHYKNLSKPFIFFTILISFLLLGLAFFLQSEPYQSLLIWAALALLIGPFAPAPVTGGDIRVGHGPIVDFPEIATQVEDESKKRVSQKRSKPRRFDELGADSTPVPETISGSVREKKKSEASEGNGNGSVVFGEETEWVEEDVEFLKKLLLKHPVGTLRRWEVITESFQGKHKVESVIKRAKELGEKKVSDADSYAEFLKKRKPNDKKTESGNQELGDESVAENGEVKKESWSSTEDIALLNALKAFPKEVSMRWEKIAAAVPGKSKAACMKRVAELKKGFRSAKASNEE, encoded by the coding sequence atggagtttttggaTGAGGACGCAAGGCCTAGGTTCCTCTTCCAATCCAAAGCAGTAGCTTCTTCTGCCGCAGACCCGCAACCCCATTACAAGAATCTCAGCAAACCATTCATTTTCTTTACCATCTTGATCTCGTTTCTATTACTGGGTCTCGCCTTCTTCCTCCAATCCGAACCCTACCAATCTCTTCTTATATGGGCCGCTCTCGCCCTCCTCATTGGCCCCTTCGCTCCTGCACCTGTCACTGGTGGTGACATTCGGGTTGGTCATGGCCCAATCGTCGACTTCCCAGAAATTGCAACCCAAGTAGAGGATGAATCAAAGAAGAGGGTTTCTCAGAAGAGATCAAAACCACGTCGATTTGATGAATTGGGTGCAGATTCAACGCCCGTGCCCGAAACAATTAGTGGGTCtgtgagagaaaagaaaaagagtgagGCTTCCGAAGGTAATGGTAATGGATCAGTGGTTTTTGGTGAAGAGACGGAGTGGGTTGAGGAGGATGTTGAGTTCTTGAAGAAACTGCTTTTGAAGCACCCGGTGGGGACACTGAGACGGTGGGAGGTTATCACCGAATCCTTTCAAGGAAAGCATAAGGTGGAGAGTGTGATAAAAAGGGCCAAAGAATTGGGAGAGAAGAAAGTGAGTGATGCAGATTCGTATGCAGAGTTTCTGAAGAAGCGTAAGCCCAATGACAAGAAAACTGAAAGTGGGAATCAAGAGTTGGGTGATGAGTCGGTGGCggaaaatggtgaagtgaaGAAAGAGAGTTGGTCTTCTACTGAAGACATTGCATTGCTGAATGCCTTGAAGGCATTTCCAAAGGAAGTGTCAATGAGGTGGGAGAAGATTGCAGCTGCTGTGCCTGGGAAGTCGAAGGCTGCTTGTATGAAGAGAGTTGCTGAGTTGAAGAAGGGCTTTCGGAGCGCCAAGGCTTCTAACGAAGAGTAG